The following are encoded in a window of Oncorhynchus mykiss isolate Arlee chromosome 31, USDA_OmykA_1.1, whole genome shotgun sequence genomic DNA:
- the LOC110504769 gene encoding histone deacetylase 3 isoform X1 has translation MSNRTAYFYDPDVGNFHYGAGHPMKPHRLSLTHSLVLHYGLYKKMQVFKPYKASQHDMCRFHSEDYIDFLQKVSPNNMQGFTKSLNTFNVGDDCPVFPGLFEFCSRYTGASLQGATQLNHKICDIAINWAGGLHHAKKFEASGFCYVNDIVISILELLKYHPRVLYIDIDIHHGDGVQEAFYLTDRVMTVSFHKYGNYFFPGTGDMYEVGAESGRYYCLNVPLRDGIDDQSYRQLFQPVIKQVVDFYQPTCIVLQCGADSLGCDRLGCFNLSIRGHGECVEFVKSFRIPLLVLGGGGYTVRNVARCWTYETSLLVDEPISDELPYSEYFEYFAPDFTLHPDVSTRIENQNSRQYLEQIRSTVFENLKMLNHSPSVQIHDVPSDILSYERTDEGDPDERGSEDNYSRPEAANEFYDGDHDNDKESDVEI, from the exons ATGTCCAACAGAACAGCATATTTTTATGATCCGGATGTGGGGAACTTTCATTATG GTGCTGGTCACCCTATGAAACCCCATCGTCTCTCGCTGACGCACAGCCTTGTTTTGCACTATGGCCTCTACAAAAAGATGCAG GTTTTTAAACCATACAAAGCCTCACAACATGACATGTGCCGATTCCACTCAGAAGATTACATTGACTTTCTGCAGAAGGTCAGCCCCAACAATATGCAAGGTTTCACAAAGAGTCTCAACACCTTTAATGTTGGGGATGACTG CCCTGTATTCCCAGGCCTGTTTGAGTTCTGCTCCAGGTATACAGGAGCATCTCTACAGGGAGCGACACAGCTAAACCACAAG ATATGTGACATCGCCATCAACTGGGCTGGGGGTCTTCATCATGCTAAGAAATTTGAG GCCTCTGGATTTTGCTATGTGAATGACATTGTCATCAGTATACTGGAGCTTCTGAA GTACCACCCGCGTGTGTTGTACATAGACATTGACATTCACCATGGTGATGGGGTGCAGGAAGCCTTCTACCTGACTGATCGGGTCATGACTGTATCCTTCCACAAGTACGGGAACTACTTCTTTCCAGGGACAG GTGACATGTATGAGGTAGGGGCTGAGAGTGGCCGGTACTATTGCCTGAACGTGCCTCTCCGGGATGGGATCGATGACCAGA GCTACAGGCAACTCTTTCAGCCAGTCATCAAGCAAGTGGTGGACTTCTACCAGCCAACCTGTATCGTTCTTCAG TGTGGGGCTGACTCTCTGGGCTGTGACAGATTAGGGTGCTTCAACCTCAGTATACGAGGCCATGG GGAGTGTGTGGAGTTTGTGAAAAGCTTCAGGATTCCCCTGCTGGTACTGGGAGGAGGAGGGTACACAGTACGCAACGTGGCCAGATGCTG GACCTATGAGACCTCTCTCCTGGTTGATGAGCCAATTAGTGATGAGCTTCCCTATAGCG aGTACTTTGAGTATTTTGCCCCAGACTTCACACTCCACCCAGATGTCAGCACCAGGATAGAGAACCAGAACTCCCGACAG TACCTGGAGCAGATCCGTTCGACGGTCTTTGAGAACTTGAAGATGTTGAACCATTCCCCCAGTGTCCAGATCCACGATGTGCCCTCGGACATCCTGAGCTACGAGCGCACTGACGAGGGAGACCCAGATGAGAGGGGCTCAGAGGACAACTATTCCAG GCCAGAGGCAGCCAATGAGTTCTACGATGGTGACCATGACAACGACAAGGAGAGCGATGTGGAGATCTGA
- the LOC110504768 gene encoding myotilin isoform X3, producing MSSSVADLPTFSPSLFAPSAFNYARPRQFIQSQPAFQATSYNVAKALPQPSGNSSKASPPSSNLSFPISTPASSQLTVFPRDPPPSSAAQSMSPSCAPMRSTITLTPRAYASVPAPPEPKPKSSPAAFLCSVLPSQSTPHYKPAPMSIPQPLSPALSPNSPNPLPKPGFDASLHRGQGLSLPTQSLPMSQSPHFPPPPPVSMPQPPFPPPSCVSLPPSYRGTPNILPKPTLKKAPVPRSGSRNTDEDIQGSKEALIQDLEKKLRTKEARRQNSQKLSYEERMARRLLGPDNAASVFENSSDSQPDQPESPEGRNTGGIWGKHHSGTDVNEGSAIQEKCYAPRFIQVPQDLTVEEGRFCRIHFKVGGLPTPDVTWYLDGKAIRPDDYHKMLVCEKGVHSFIIEIVTVHHAGVYECIARNRAGENRFSMKLEVIAQEVLCPPTFVQKMLNSRALEGDTVRLESKVAASPPPKLFWKKDKDMLRIDPTRMSSHQQACPPYRQEF from the exons atgagcagcagtgtggCTGACCTGCCCACCTTCTCCCCCAGCCTTTTTGCCCCCAGTGCCTTCAACTATGCTCGGCCACGCCAGTTCATCCAGTCTCAGCCAGCCTTTCAGGCCACCAGCTACAATGTCGCCAAGGCTCTACCTCAGCCCAGCGGGAACAGCAGCAaggcctctcctccctcttccaatCTGAGCTTCCCCATTTCCACCCCTGCATCCTCACAGCTGACGGTGTTCCCTCGtgatcctcccccctcctccgctGCCCAGTCCATGTCCCCCTCTTGCGCCCCCATGCGCTCCACTATCACCCTCACCCCCAGGGCCTATGCCAGTGTCCCAGCACCACCTGAGCCCAAGCCCAAGTCCTCTCCAGCTGCcttcctctgctctgtcctgccctcTCAGTCCACCCCACATTACAAGCCTGCTCCCATGTCTATtcctcagcctctctccccagctctctccccaAACTCCCCCAACCCTCTGCCCAAGCCCGGGTTTGATGCCTCCCTGCACAGGGGACAGGGACTGTCTCTCCCTACACAGAGCCTGCCTATGAGTCAGTCTCCCCACTTTCCACCCCCGCCCCCGGTTTCCATGCCACAGcccccctttcctcctccctcatgtgtgTCTCTGCCTCCTAGCTACAGAGGGACCCCAAACAT CCTTCCCAAGCCCACCCTGAAGAAGGCTCCTGTTCCTAGGTCAGGGTCCCGCAACACGGATGAGGATATCCAGGGCTCCAAGGAGGCCCTGATCCAGGATCTGGAGAAGAAGCTGCGTACCAAAGAGGCCCGTAGGCAAAACAGCCAG AAGCTGTCCTATGAGGAGCGCATGGCTCGGAGGTTGCTGGGTCCAGATAACGCTGCCTCTGTCTTTGAGAATTCCTCTGACTCACAACCCGACCAG CCAGAATCACCAGAGGGACGTAACACCGGAGGAATATG gGGCAAACACCACTCTGGTACTGATGTCAATGAGGGCTCAGCCATCCAGGAGAAGTGCTATGCCCCACGCTTCATCCAGGTCCCCCAGGACCTCACGGTGGAGGAGGGCAGGTTCTGTAGGATCCACTTCAAG GTGGGGGGTCTGCCCACACCAGACGTGACCTGGTACCTGGATGGTAAAGCCATCCGTCCAGACGACTACCACAAGATGCTGGTGTGTGAGAAGGGCGTGCACTCCTTCATCATTGAGATCGTGACGGTGCATCACGCCGGAGTCTACGAGTGTATTGCCAGGAACCGCGCCGGGGAGAACCGCTTCTCCATGAAACTGGAGGTTATCG CCCAGGAGGTGCTTTGTCCCCCTACCTTTGTCCAGAAGATGCTGAACTCTCGTGCCTTGGAGGGGGACACAGTGAGGTTAGAGTCTAAGGTGGCTGCCTCCCCTCCACCAAAGCTCTTTTGGAAGAAAGACAAAGACATGCTACGCATTGACCCCACCAGAATGAG CTCGCACCAACAAGCCTGCCCCCCCTACAGGCAAGAATTTTAA
- the LOC110504769 gene encoding histone deacetylase 3 isoform X2 has protein sequence MASTKRCRFLNHTKPHNMTCADSTQKITLTFCRRSAPTICKVSQRVSTPLMLGMTGNVSSVSPVFPGLFEFCSRYTGASLQGATQLNHKICDIAINWAGGLHHAKKFEASGFCYVNDIVISILELLKYHPRVLYIDIDIHHGDGVQEAFYLTDRVMTVSFHKYGNYFFPGTGDMYEVGAESGRYYCLNVPLRDGIDDQSYRQLFQPVIKQVVDFYQPTCIVLQCGADSLGCDRLGCFNLSIRGHGECVEFVKSFRIPLLVLGGGGYTVRNVARCWTYETSLLVDEPISDELPYSEYFEYFAPDFTLHPDVSTRIENQNSRQYLEQIRSTVFENLKMLNHSPSVQIHDVPSDILSYERTDEGDPDERGSEDNYSRPEAANEFYDGDHDNDKESDVEI, from the exons ATGGCCTCTACAAAAAGATGCAG GTTTTTAAACCATACAAAGCCTCACAACATGACATGTGCCGATTCCACTCAGAAGATTACATTGACTTTCTGCAGAAGGTCAGCCCCAACAATATGCAAGGTTTCACAAAGAGTCTCAACACCTTTAATGTTGGGGATGACTG GTAACGTGTCCTCTGTCAGCCCTGTATTCCCAGGCCTGTTTGAGTTCTGCTCCAGGTATACAGGAGCATCTCTACAGGGAGCGACACAGCTAAACCACAAG ATATGTGACATCGCCATCAACTGGGCTGGGGGTCTTCATCATGCTAAGAAATTTGAG GCCTCTGGATTTTGCTATGTGAATGACATTGTCATCAGTATACTGGAGCTTCTGAA GTACCACCCGCGTGTGTTGTACATAGACATTGACATTCACCATGGTGATGGGGTGCAGGAAGCCTTCTACCTGACTGATCGGGTCATGACTGTATCCTTCCACAAGTACGGGAACTACTTCTTTCCAGGGACAG GTGACATGTATGAGGTAGGGGCTGAGAGTGGCCGGTACTATTGCCTGAACGTGCCTCTCCGGGATGGGATCGATGACCAGA GCTACAGGCAACTCTTTCAGCCAGTCATCAAGCAAGTGGTGGACTTCTACCAGCCAACCTGTATCGTTCTTCAG TGTGGGGCTGACTCTCTGGGCTGTGACAGATTAGGGTGCTTCAACCTCAGTATACGAGGCCATGG GGAGTGTGTGGAGTTTGTGAAAAGCTTCAGGATTCCCCTGCTGGTACTGGGAGGAGGAGGGTACACAGTACGCAACGTGGCCAGATGCTG GACCTATGAGACCTCTCTCCTGGTTGATGAGCCAATTAGTGATGAGCTTCCCTATAGCG aGTACTTTGAGTATTTTGCCCCAGACTTCACACTCCACCCAGATGTCAGCACCAGGATAGAGAACCAGAACTCCCGACAG TACCTGGAGCAGATCCGTTCGACGGTCTTTGAGAACTTGAAGATGTTGAACCATTCCCCCAGTGTCCAGATCCACGATGTGCCCTCGGACATCCTGAGCTACGAGCGCACTGACGAGGGAGACCCAGATGAGAGGGGCTCAGAGGACAACTATTCCAG GCCAGAGGCAGCCAATGAGTTCTACGATGGTGACCATGACAACGACAAGGAGAGCGATGTGGAGATCTGA
- the LOC110504768 gene encoding myotilin isoform X2, which produces MSSSVADLPTFSPSLFAPSAFNYARPRQFIQSQPAFQATSYNVAKALPQPSGNSSKASPPSSNLSFPISTPASSQLTVFPRDPPPSSAAQSMSPSCAPMRSTITLTPRAYASVPAPPEPKPKSSPAAFLCSVLPSQSTPHYKPAPMSIPQPLSPALSPNSPNPLPKPGFDASLHRGQGLSLPTQSLPMSQSPHFPPPPPVSMPQPPFPPPSCVSLPPSYRGTPNILPKPTLKKAPVPRSGSRNTDEDIQGSKEALIQDLEKKLRTKEARRQNSQLSYEERMARRLLGPDNAASVFENSSDSQPDQPESPEGRNTGGIWGKHHSGTDVNEGSAIQEKCYAPRFIQVPQDLTVEEGRFCRIHFKVGGLPTPDVTWYLDGKAIRPDDYHKMLVCEKGVHSFIIEIVTVHHAGVYECIARNRAGENRFSMKLEVIAQEVLCPPTFVQKMLNSRALEGDTVRLESKVAASPPPKLFWKKDKDMLRIDPTRMSLYQDSTGSQCLLIERLVKSDAGWYTLSAINEAGMSTCNARLDVGTRTNKPAPPTGKNFKVPLLRHLPILFPDPPQHTAPLYESEEL; this is translated from the exons atgagcagcagtgtggCTGACCTGCCCACCTTCTCCCCCAGCCTTTTTGCCCCCAGTGCCTTCAACTATGCTCGGCCACGCCAGTTCATCCAGTCTCAGCCAGCCTTTCAGGCCACCAGCTACAATGTCGCCAAGGCTCTACCTCAGCCCAGCGGGAACAGCAGCAaggcctctcctccctcttccaatCTGAGCTTCCCCATTTCCACCCCTGCATCCTCACAGCTGACGGTGTTCCCTCGtgatcctcccccctcctccgctGCCCAGTCCATGTCCCCCTCTTGCGCCCCCATGCGCTCCACTATCACCCTCACCCCCAGGGCCTATGCCAGTGTCCCAGCACCACCTGAGCCCAAGCCCAAGTCCTCTCCAGCTGCcttcctctgctctgtcctgccctcTCAGTCCACCCCACATTACAAGCCTGCTCCCATGTCTATtcctcagcctctctccccagctctctccccaAACTCCCCCAACCCTCTGCCCAAGCCCGGGTTTGATGCCTCCCTGCACAGGGGACAGGGACTGTCTCTCCCTACACAGAGCCTGCCTATGAGTCAGTCTCCCCACTTTCCACCCCCGCCCCCGGTTTCCATGCCACAGcccccctttcctcctccctcatgtgtgTCTCTGCCTCCTAGCTACAGAGGGACCCCAAACAT CCTTCCCAAGCCCACCCTGAAGAAGGCTCCTGTTCCTAGGTCAGGGTCCCGCAACACGGATGAGGATATCCAGGGCTCCAAGGAGGCCCTGATCCAGGATCTGGAGAAGAAGCTGCGTACCAAAGAGGCCCGTAGGCAAAACAGCCAG CTGTCCTATGAGGAGCGCATGGCTCGGAGGTTGCTGGGTCCAGATAACGCTGCCTCTGTCTTTGAGAATTCCTCTGACTCACAACCCGACCAG CCAGAATCACCAGAGGGACGTAACACCGGAGGAATATG gGGCAAACACCACTCTGGTACTGATGTCAATGAGGGCTCAGCCATCCAGGAGAAGTGCTATGCCCCACGCTTCATCCAGGTCCCCCAGGACCTCACGGTGGAGGAGGGCAGGTTCTGTAGGATCCACTTCAAG GTGGGGGGTCTGCCCACACCAGACGTGACCTGGTACCTGGATGGTAAAGCCATCCGTCCAGACGACTACCACAAGATGCTGGTGTGTGAGAAGGGCGTGCACTCCTTCATCATTGAGATCGTGACGGTGCATCACGCCGGAGTCTACGAGTGTATTGCCAGGAACCGCGCCGGGGAGAACCGCTTCTCCATGAAACTGGAGGTTATCG CCCAGGAGGTGCTTTGTCCCCCTACCTTTGTCCAGAAGATGCTGAACTCTCGTGCCTTGGAGGGGGACACAGTGAGGTTAGAGTCTAAGGTGGCTGCCTCCCCTCCACCAAAGCTCTTTTGGAAGAAAGACAAAGACATGCTACGCATTGACCCCACCAGAATGAG CCTGTACCAGGACAGCACAGGAAGTCAATGCCTGCTcattgagaggctagtcaaatcTGATGCAGGCTGGTACACCCTGTCTGCCATCAATGAGGCCGGCATGTCCACCTGCAATGCCAGGCTGGATGTAGGAA CTCGCACCAACAAGCCTGCCCCCCCTACAGGCAAGAATTTTAAAGTCCCCCTACTCCGCCATCTCCCCATCTTGTTTCCGGACCCCCCCCAGCACACGGCCCCCCTGTACGAAAGTGAGGAGCTTTAG
- the LOC110504768 gene encoding myotilin isoform X1, which yields MSSSVADLPTFSPSLFAPSAFNYARPRQFIQSQPAFQATSYNVAKALPQPSGNSSKASPPSSNLSFPISTPASSQLTVFPRDPPPSSAAQSMSPSCAPMRSTITLTPRAYASVPAPPEPKPKSSPAAFLCSVLPSQSTPHYKPAPMSIPQPLSPALSPNSPNPLPKPGFDASLHRGQGLSLPTQSLPMSQSPHFPPPPPVSMPQPPFPPPSCVSLPPSYRGTPNILPKPTLKKAPVPRSGSRNTDEDIQGSKEALIQDLEKKLRTKEARRQNSQKLSYEERMARRLLGPDNAASVFENSSDSQPDQPESPEGRNTGGIWGKHHSGTDVNEGSAIQEKCYAPRFIQVPQDLTVEEGRFCRIHFKVGGLPTPDVTWYLDGKAIRPDDYHKMLVCEKGVHSFIIEIVTVHHAGVYECIARNRAGENRFSMKLEVIAQEVLCPPTFVQKMLNSRALEGDTVRLESKVAASPPPKLFWKKDKDMLRIDPTRMSLYQDSTGSQCLLIERLVKSDAGWYTLSAINEAGMSTCNARLDVGTRTNKPAPPTGKNFKVPLLRHLPILFPDPPQHTAPLYESEEL from the exons atgagcagcagtgtggCTGACCTGCCCACCTTCTCCCCCAGCCTTTTTGCCCCCAGTGCCTTCAACTATGCTCGGCCACGCCAGTTCATCCAGTCTCAGCCAGCCTTTCAGGCCACCAGCTACAATGTCGCCAAGGCTCTACCTCAGCCCAGCGGGAACAGCAGCAaggcctctcctccctcttccaatCTGAGCTTCCCCATTTCCACCCCTGCATCCTCACAGCTGACGGTGTTCCCTCGtgatcctcccccctcctccgctGCCCAGTCCATGTCCCCCTCTTGCGCCCCCATGCGCTCCACTATCACCCTCACCCCCAGGGCCTATGCCAGTGTCCCAGCACCACCTGAGCCCAAGCCCAAGTCCTCTCCAGCTGCcttcctctgctctgtcctgccctcTCAGTCCACCCCACATTACAAGCCTGCTCCCATGTCTATtcctcagcctctctccccagctctctccccaAACTCCCCCAACCCTCTGCCCAAGCCCGGGTTTGATGCCTCCCTGCACAGGGGACAGGGACTGTCTCTCCCTACACAGAGCCTGCCTATGAGTCAGTCTCCCCACTTTCCACCCCCGCCCCCGGTTTCCATGCCACAGcccccctttcctcctccctcatgtgtgTCTCTGCCTCCTAGCTACAGAGGGACCCCAAACAT CCTTCCCAAGCCCACCCTGAAGAAGGCTCCTGTTCCTAGGTCAGGGTCCCGCAACACGGATGAGGATATCCAGGGCTCCAAGGAGGCCCTGATCCAGGATCTGGAGAAGAAGCTGCGTACCAAAGAGGCCCGTAGGCAAAACAGCCAG AAGCTGTCCTATGAGGAGCGCATGGCTCGGAGGTTGCTGGGTCCAGATAACGCTGCCTCTGTCTTTGAGAATTCCTCTGACTCACAACCCGACCAG CCAGAATCACCAGAGGGACGTAACACCGGAGGAATATG gGGCAAACACCACTCTGGTACTGATGTCAATGAGGGCTCAGCCATCCAGGAGAAGTGCTATGCCCCACGCTTCATCCAGGTCCCCCAGGACCTCACGGTGGAGGAGGGCAGGTTCTGTAGGATCCACTTCAAG GTGGGGGGTCTGCCCACACCAGACGTGACCTGGTACCTGGATGGTAAAGCCATCCGTCCAGACGACTACCACAAGATGCTGGTGTGTGAGAAGGGCGTGCACTCCTTCATCATTGAGATCGTGACGGTGCATCACGCCGGAGTCTACGAGTGTATTGCCAGGAACCGCGCCGGGGAGAACCGCTTCTCCATGAAACTGGAGGTTATCG CCCAGGAGGTGCTTTGTCCCCCTACCTTTGTCCAGAAGATGCTGAACTCTCGTGCCTTGGAGGGGGACACAGTGAGGTTAGAGTCTAAGGTGGCTGCCTCCCCTCCACCAAAGCTCTTTTGGAAGAAAGACAAAGACATGCTACGCATTGACCCCACCAGAATGAG CCTGTACCAGGACAGCACAGGAAGTCAATGCCTGCTcattgagaggctagtcaaatcTGATGCAGGCTGGTACACCCTGTCTGCCATCAATGAGGCCGGCATGTCCACCTGCAATGCCAGGCTGGATGTAGGAA CTCGCACCAACAAGCCTGCCCCCCCTACAGGCAAGAATTTTAAAGTCCCCCTACTCCGCCATCTCCCCATCTTGTTTCCGGACCCCCCCCAGCACACGGCCCCCCTGTACGAAAGTGAGGAGCTTTAG